A genomic stretch from Kogia breviceps isolate mKogBre1 chromosome 1, mKogBre1 haplotype 1, whole genome shotgun sequence includes:
- the HTR1D gene encoding LOW QUALITY PROTEIN: 5-hydroxytryptamine receptor 1D (The sequence of the model RefSeq protein was modified relative to this genomic sequence to represent the inferred CDS: deleted 3 bases in 2 codons) produces the protein MSPPNQSVEGLLQRAPNRSPNATETPGAWDAGTLQALKISLAVVLSIITLATVLSNAFVLTTIFLTRKLHTPANYLIGSLAVTDGLVSILVIPISIAYTTTHTWSFGQLLCDIWLSSDVTCCTASVLHLCVIALDRDWAITGALEYSKRRTAGHAAAMIAIVWATSICICIPPLFGWQATAHEEKSDCLVNTSQISDTIYSICGAFYIPSVLFIILYGRIYTAARNRILNPPSLYGKRLTTARLITGSAGSSLCLLDPSLHEGHTHSSGSPVFCNHVKIKLADSVLERKRISAARERKATKTRGNILGAFIICWLPFFVASLVLPICRDSCWIHPALFDFFTWLGYLNSLINPTICTVFNEEFRQAFQKVVHFRKAS, from the exons ATGTCCCCACCAAACCAGTCAGTGGAAGGCCTTCTGCAGAGAGCTCCCAACAGATCCCCGAATGCCACAGAAACTCCAGGGGCTTGGGATGCAGGGACCCTCCAAGCCCTCAAGATTTCTCTTGCCGTGGTCCTTTCCATCATCACACTGGCCACAGTCCTTTCCAACGCCTTTGTGCTTACCACCATCTTCCTGACCAGGAAGCTCCACACCCCAGCCAACTATCTGATTGGCTCCCTGGCCGTGACTGACGGCTTAGTTTCCATCTTGGTCATA CCCATCAGCATCGCATATACCACCACCCACACCTGGAGCTTTGGCCAACTCCTGTGTGACATCTGGCTGTCTTCTGACGTCACGTGCTGCACAGCCTCCGTCCTGCATCTCTGTGTCATTGCTCTGGACAGGGACTGGGCCATCACTGGTGCCCTGGAGTATAGTAAACGCCGGACGGCAGGCCATGCGGCCGCCATGATTGCCATCGTCTGGGCCACCTCCATCTGCATCTGCATCCCACCACTCTTTGGGTGGCAGGCCACAGCTCATGAGGAGAAGTCGGACTGCCTGGTGAACACTTCTCAGATCTCCGACACCATCTATTCCATCTGTGGTGCCTTCTACATTCCCTCTGTGTTGTTTATCATCCTCTATGGCCGGATCTACACAGCCGCCCGGAACCGCATCCTGAATCCGCCATCCCTCTACGGGAAGCGCTTGACCACAGCCCGTCTCATCACAGGCTCTGCGGGGTCCTCACTCTGCTTGCTCGATCCCAGCCTTCACGAGGGACACACTCACTCCTCCGGTTCCCCTGTCTTTTGTAACCACGTGAAGATCAAGCTTGCGGATAGTGTCCTGGAGCGCAAGAGGATTTCTGCTGCCCGAGAGAGGAAAGCCACGAAAACCCGG GGGAACATTCTGGGGGCCTTTATCATCTGCTGGCTGCCCTTCTTTGTTGCATCTCTGGTCCTCCCCATCTGCCGGGACTCCTGCTGGATCCACCCAGCCCTTTTTGACTTTTTCACCTGGCTAGGCTATCTAAACTCCCTCATCAATCCAACAATCTGTACTGTGTTTAACGAAGAGTTTCGGCAAGCATTTCAGAAAGTCGTCCATTTCAGGAAAGCCTCTTAG